A part of Streptomyces sp. NBC_00557 genomic DNA contains:
- a CDS encoding pyridoxal phosphate-dependent aminotransferase translates to MEFRQSNKLSEVCYEIRGPVIEHANALEEAGHSVLRLNTGNPAAFGFEAPEEILQDMIRMLPQAHGYTDSRGILSARRAVAQRYQTLGLDVGVDDVYLGNGVSELVSMAVTALVEDGDEILVPAPDFPLWTAATTLAGGKAVHYLCDEQADWNPDLADMASKITDRTKAVVIINPNNPTGAVYPKEVVEGILDLARRHGLMVFADEIYDQILYDDAVHHSAAALAPDLVVLTFCGLSKTYRVAGFRSGWLVVTGPRQHAKDYLEGLTMLASMRLCANAPAQYAIQAALGGRQSIRELTLPGGRLHEQRNVAWEKLNEIPGVSCVKPKGALYAFPRLDPKVHRIHDDEKFVLDLLLREKIQVVQGTGFNWPFPDHFRILTLPHAEDLEAAIGRIGRFLGGYRQ, encoded by the coding sequence ATGGAGTTCCGGCAGTCGAACAAGCTCAGCGAGGTCTGTTACGAGATCCGCGGCCCGGTGATCGAGCACGCCAACGCGCTGGAGGAGGCGGGTCACAGCGTGCTGCGCCTGAACACCGGCAACCCCGCGGCCTTCGGGTTCGAGGCGCCGGAGGAGATCCTCCAGGACATGATCCGGATGCTGCCCCAGGCGCACGGCTACACCGACTCGCGCGGCATCCTCTCGGCCCGCCGGGCGGTCGCCCAGCGCTACCAGACCCTGGGCCTGGACGTCGGCGTGGACGACGTCTACCTCGGCAACGGCGTCTCGGAGCTGGTCTCCATGGCTGTCACCGCCCTGGTCGAGGACGGCGACGAAATCCTGGTCCCCGCCCCGGACTTCCCGCTGTGGACGGCGGCCACCACCCTCGCCGGCGGCAAGGCCGTCCACTACCTGTGCGACGAACAGGCCGACTGGAACCCCGACCTGGCCGACATGGCGTCGAAGATCACGGACCGGACGAAGGCCGTGGTCATCATCAACCCGAACAACCCGACGGGCGCCGTCTACCCGAAGGAGGTCGTCGAGGGCATCCTCGATCTGGCCCGCCGGCACGGCCTGATGGTGTTCGCCGACGAGATCTACGACCAGATCCTCTACGACGACGCCGTGCACCACTCGGCCGCCGCCCTCGCCCCCGACCTGGTCGTGCTCACCTTCTGCGGCCTGTCGAAGACCTACCGGGTGGCGGGCTTCCGCTCCGGCTGGCTGGTGGTGACCGGCCCCAGGCAGCACGCGAAGGACTACCTGGAGGGCCTGACCATGCTGGCCTCCATGCGCCTGTGCGCCAACGCGCCCGCCCAGTACGCCATCCAGGCCGCGCTCGGCGGCCGCCAGTCCATCCGCGAACTCACCCTGCCCGGCGGCCGGTTGCACGAGCAGCGGAACGTGGCCTGGGAGAAGCTGAACGAGATCCCCGGGGTGTCCTGCGTGAAGCCCAAGGGCGCGCTGTACGCGTTCCCGCGCCTGGACCCCAAGGTGCACAGAATCCACGACGACGAGAAGTTCGTGCTGGACCTCCTGCTCCGCGAGAAGATCCAGGTGGTCCAGGGCACCGGCTTCAACTGGCCCTTCCCCGACCACTTCCGCATCCTCACCCTCCCGCACGCGGAGGACCTGGAAGCGGCGATCGGCCGCATCGGGCGGTTCCTCGGCGGATACCGGCAGTGA
- a CDS encoding trypsin-like serine peptidase: MSYRIRWTAVAVAMACGAAAGLAVPGGRAAASSSPGPAAGRQARQAARFWTARRMAEAGPLDAGRAAPGGSRPGAAGAGRPQGTLFKGTPLVGTFFGSDGPSGTTWRCTGSVIDTAVRDVVLTAAHCALNMKGDYVFVPQFARGAGPDRQPYGIFPVQHLYIDPRYTPDKGASTTKGPSSDLDTAFARVAPNQSGQSVQDAVGGGLTFTRPGGYTQKNVTVVGYPSYAHNSTGQAVKCTVPTAQLPGYRQMSMTCGGYYGGTSGSPWITDYQDGARTGHVIGNLGGYNGGGNDANADYISYAPAFGADAANLLADAVAGQDPPSGLPPYQGLQLPGGARRWKSAALMTSADYTGDGLGDLLVVWSDGAVTLYPGDGQGEFGAEKRLLKANSTWTHARGLAGGTFGGDRPGLLVRWSDGEVTLYPAPGPSGMGREVRMAKQGSDWKNVVQFTAGQFHGGKGTTDLLARRTDGSLVLYTGIRSGSFGTGRRLLGANGAWTKAALLSGGTLRGTAGADLLVRWSDGSLDTRTGVSASGIGTRAQLRGPNGTWQHAQVMTTGDLTADHVRNDLVVRWSDGETSLYADTGAKSLGTENTLVPAGT; encoded by the coding sequence TTGTCGTACCGAATACGCTGGACCGCCGTGGCCGTGGCCATGGCGTGCGGGGCCGCCGCCGGGCTCGCGGTGCCGGGTGGGCGCGCGGCGGCGTCCTCGTCGCCGGGGCCGGCCGCGGGCCGTCAGGCCCGGCAGGCCGCGCGGTTCTGGACCGCGCGGAGAATGGCGGAGGCCGGACCGCTGGACGCCGGGCGGGCCGCGCCGGGCGGGAGCAGACCGGGGGCCGCGGGGGCCGGGCGGCCGCAGGGCACCCTGTTCAAGGGGACGCCGCTGGTGGGGACGTTCTTCGGGTCCGACGGGCCGAGCGGCACCACCTGGCGCTGCACGGGCAGCGTCATCGACACCGCCGTACGGGACGTCGTCCTCACCGCGGCCCACTGCGCGCTGAACATGAAAGGCGACTACGTCTTCGTCCCGCAGTTCGCGCGGGGCGCCGGTCCCGACCGGCAGCCGTACGGCATCTTCCCCGTCCAGCACCTCTACATCGACCCGCGGTACACGCCCGACAAGGGCGCGTCGACCACCAAGGGCCCCTCGTCCGACCTGGACACGGCGTTCGCCCGGGTCGCGCCCAACCAGAGCGGGCAGAGCGTCCAGGACGCGGTGGGCGGCGGGCTGACCTTCACCCGGCCCGGCGGCTACACGCAGAAGAACGTCACCGTCGTCGGCTACCCCTCCTACGCGCACAACAGCACCGGCCAGGCCGTCAAGTGCACCGTGCCGACGGCCCAGTTGCCCGGCTACCGGCAGATGTCCATGACCTGCGGCGGCTACTACGGCGGCACGTCCGGCAGCCCCTGGATCACCGACTACCAGGACGGCGCCCGCACCGGCCACGTCATAGGGAACCTCGGCGGCTACAACGGCGGCGGCAACGACGCGAACGCCGACTACATCAGCTACGCTCCCGCGTTCGGCGCCGACGCCGCGAACCTGCTCGCGGACGCGGTGGCCGGGCAGGACCCGCCCTCCGGTCTGCCGCCCTACCAGGGACTGCAGCTGCCCGGCGGCGCGCGCCGCTGGAAGAGCGCCGCGCTGATGACCTCCGCCGACTACACCGGGGACGGCCTCGGCGACCTGCTCGTCGTCTGGTCCGACGGCGCGGTCACGCTGTATCCCGGAGACGGCCAGGGCGAGTTCGGGGCCGAGAAGCGGCTGCTGAAGGCCAACTCCACCTGGACGCACGCCCGCGGCCTCGCCGGCGGGACCTTCGGCGGCGACCGGCCCGGCCTGCTGGTGCGCTGGTCCGACGGCGAGGTCACCCTCTATCCGGCCCCCGGCCCCTCCGGGATGGGCCGGGAGGTGCGGATGGCCAAGCAGGGCTCCGACTGGAAGAACGTCGTCCAGTTCACCGCCGGGCAGTTCCACGGAGGCAAGGGCACGACCGACCTGCTGGCGCGCCGCACCGACGGCAGCCTGGTGCTCTACACGGGGATCCGCTCCGGCTCCTTCGGCACCGGCAGGCGGCTCCTCGGGGCGAACGGCGCCTGGACCAAGGCCGCGCTGCTGAGCGGCGGCACCCTCAGGGGCACGGCCGGCGCGGACCTGCTCGTGCGCTGGTCCGACGGCTCGCTCGACACCCGCACCGGCGTCTCCGCCTCCGGCATCGGCACCCGGGCGCAGCTGCGCGGCCCGAACGGCACCTGGCAGCACGCCCAGGTCATGACCACCGGCGACCTCACCGCCGACCACGTCCGCAACGACCTGGTCGTGCGCTGGTCCGACGGCGAGACCTCGCTGTACGCCGACACCGGAGCGAAGTCCCTCGGCACCGAGAACACCCTGGTCCCGGCCGGCACCTGA
- a CDS encoding serine hydrolase domain-containing protein, with product MTIDVHGTVADGFEGVREEFAAVLAGERDDPGAQLVVYRHGRRVVDLWGGDGIDGDSLTTLYSIAKGAAHLVVALLVQDGVLDLDREVAAYWPEFGAHGKDRLTLGELLEHRAGLVGDAEQAFTTEELADDRVIAARLAGRAPLWEPGTAWGYHAFVIGALTGEVVRRVTGRSIQELYEERIRAPYGLDYYLGLPKDAEPRWVDVQPLVPTPEEAVLLKERAAAPDSLRGIAFSAHGPEPIDLVAFGNHPRVKALGPASSGGVGNARGVAGMFAAAISSVDGRPPLLTPETAARFAELRTPGGPDLVTGSENHFARGFEHIPALYPFLDAGTFGHSGATGSLGFADPAHGIAYAYTRRRFAFPSGVGAALENGRLAESVLRAAGSL from the coding sequence ATGACGATCGATGTGCACGGGACGGTGGCGGACGGATTCGAGGGCGTGCGCGAGGAGTTCGCGGCCGTGCTCGCCGGGGAGCGGGACGATCCGGGCGCCCAGCTGGTGGTGTACCGGCACGGCCGGCGCGTGGTGGATCTGTGGGGCGGCGACGGCATCGACGGGGACTCGCTGACGACCCTGTACTCGATCGCCAAGGGCGCCGCCCATCTCGTCGTCGCCCTGCTGGTGCAGGACGGGGTACTCGACCTGGACCGCGAAGTCGCCGCCTACTGGCCGGAGTTCGGTGCGCACGGCAAGGACCGGCTGACGCTGGGCGAGTTGCTGGAGCACCGGGCGGGTCTCGTCGGCGATGCGGAACAGGCGTTCACGACCGAGGAGTTGGCCGACGACCGGGTGATCGCGGCCCGGCTGGCGGGACGCGCGCCGCTGTGGGAGCCGGGTACCGCCTGGGGCTACCACGCCTTCGTCATCGGCGCCCTCACCGGCGAGGTGGTGCGCCGGGTGACCGGCCGGTCGATCCAGGAGCTGTACGAGGAGCGGATCCGGGCGCCGTACGGCCTCGACTACTACCTGGGGCTGCCGAAGGATGCGGAACCGCGCTGGGTGGACGTGCAGCCGCTGGTGCCCACCCCGGAGGAGGCCGTACTGCTGAAGGAGCGGGCGGCGGCTCCGGACAGCCTGCGGGGCATCGCGTTCAGTGCGCACGGACCGGAGCCGATCGACCTGGTGGCCTTCGGCAACCACCCCCGGGTGAAGGCGCTCGGGCCGGCGTCCTCCGGCGGCGTCGGGAACGCGCGCGGGGTCGCCGGGATGTTCGCGGCCGCCATCAGCAGCGTCGACGGCAGGCCGCCGCTGCTCACCCCCGAGACCGCGGCCCGGTTCGCCGAGCTGCGCACCCCGGGCGGCCCGGACCTGGTCACCGGCAGCGAGAACCACTTCGCGCGCGGCTTCGAGCACATCCCCGCGCTCTACCCGTTCCTGGACGCCGGCACCTTCGGGCACAGCGGCGCGACCGGCTCGCTCGGCTTCGCCGACCCGGCACACGGCATCGCGTACGCCTACACCCGGCGCCGGTTCGCCTTCCCCTCCGGGGTGGGCGCCGCCCTGGAGAACGGCCGTCTGGCCGAGTCCGTCCTGCGGGCGGCCGGTTCCCTGTGA
- a CDS encoding histidine phosphatase family protein, giving the protein MGDLFLVRHGETEWSRSGRHTGRTDVPLTEHGREQARRLAPLIRSHRIAAAFVSPLQRARETSGLIGLPDARVDADLQEWDYGGYEGVTTAEIQRSRPGWFLFTDGVAPGPPDRPGETPEQVGERADRMLAKADAALEGTDGAVVLVAHGHILRVLTARRLGLPARHGALFLLGTGALGRLGTEHGRPVVAGWNIRPREE; this is encoded by the coding sequence GTGGGCGACCTCTTTCTCGTCCGGCACGGCGAGACCGAGTGGTCGCGGTCCGGACGGCACACCGGGCGGACCGACGTACCCCTCACCGAGCACGGGCGGGAGCAGGCGCGCCGGCTCGCGCCGCTGATCCGCTCCCACCGCATCGCCGCCGCCTTCGTCAGCCCCCTGCAGCGGGCCCGGGAGACCTCCGGACTCATCGGCCTCCCGGACGCCCGGGTCGACGCCGACCTGCAGGAATGGGACTACGGCGGGTACGAGGGCGTGACCACCGCGGAGATCCAGCGGAGCCGGCCCGGCTGGTTCCTGTTCACGGACGGGGTCGCGCCGGGGCCGCCGGACCGCCCGGGCGAGACGCCGGAGCAGGTCGGCGAGCGCGCCGACCGGATGCTGGCCAAGGCCGACGCCGCCCTCGAGGGCACCGACGGCGCCGTCGTCCTCGTCGCCCACGGCCACATCCTGCGCGTCCTCACCGCCCGCCGCCTCGGCCTGCCGGCCCGGCACGGCGCCCTGTTCCTGCTGGGCACGGGGGCGCTGGGCCGGCTCGGCACCGAGCACGGGCGGCCGGTGGTCGCGGGCTGGAACATCCGGCCGCGCGAGGAGTGA
- a CDS encoding acyl-CoA thioesterase → MAEPFSVRVTVRGYETDTQGHLNQAVYLNYAEHARWSLLQAAGISQARLVGRGVGPVALETTIRFRRELLAGDEVDVTCAFEWGGGKTFRIVQEIRKTDGTLAAEVSAVGGLMDLKERRLVADPREVFKELTTDLALFGL, encoded by the coding sequence GTGGCCGAACCGTTTTCCGTCCGGGTGACCGTCCGGGGCTACGAGACCGACACCCAGGGGCACCTCAACCAGGCCGTGTACCTCAACTACGCGGAGCACGCCCGCTGGTCGCTGCTCCAGGCGGCCGGGATCAGCCAGGCCCGGCTGGTGGGCCGGGGCGTGGGCCCGGTGGCGCTGGAGACCACGATCCGCTTCCGGCGCGAACTGCTCGCCGGTGACGAGGTCGACGTGACCTGTGCGTTCGAGTGGGGCGGCGGCAAGACGTTCCGGATCGTGCAGGAGATACGCAAGACCGACGGCACCCTGGCGGCCGAGGTCAGCGCGGTGGGCGGCCTGATGGACCTGAAGGAGCGCAGGCTGGTCGCCGATCCCCGGGAGGTGTTCAAGGAGCTGACGACGGACCTCGCCCTGTTCGGCCTGTAG
- a CDS encoding 3'-5' exonuclease, which produces MSAPRVRPSRCISVDIEADGPIPGPYSMLSIGAAVAGTQDAGGFTPADPQRQTFYRELRPISAEFVPEALRVSGLDRERLVAEGAEPAVALAEFSAWVREVSAGAQPVMCGYPASYDWTFLYWYLIRFTGESPFGHSGCLDMKTLYATKAGLPLRAAAKGTMPRHLLSRRPHTHHALDDAVEQAELLANLMAWPGPGAAVPEPG; this is translated from the coding sequence ATGTCCGCACCACGTGTCAGACCCAGCCGCTGCATCTCCGTCGACATCGAGGCCGACGGGCCGATCCCGGGGCCGTACTCCATGCTGAGCATCGGTGCGGCCGTGGCCGGCACGCAGGACGCCGGCGGCTTCACCCCGGCCGATCCGCAGCGGCAGACCTTCTACCGGGAACTGCGCCCGATCTCCGCCGAGTTCGTGCCCGAGGCGCTGCGGGTGAGCGGCCTGGACCGGGAGCGGCTCGTGGCGGAGGGCGCCGAACCGGCGGTGGCGCTCGCCGAGTTCAGCGCGTGGGTGCGGGAGGTGAGCGCGGGCGCCCAGCCGGTGATGTGCGGCTATCCGGCGTCGTACGACTGGACGTTCCTGTACTGGTATCTGATCCGGTTCACCGGCGAGAGCCCCTTCGGGCACTCCGGCTGTCTGGACATGAAGACGCTGTACGCCACCAAGGCGGGGCTGCCGCTGCGCGCGGCGGCCAAGGGCACCATGCCGCGCCACCTGCTCTCCCGCCGCCCGCACACGCACCATGCTCTGGACGACGCCGTCGAGCAGGCGGAACTGCTGGCGAACCTCATGGCGTGGCCGGGTCCCGGCGCAGCGGTACCGGAACCTGGTTGA
- a CDS encoding TMEM175 family protein, with product MPVNESGRVEAFSDGVFAIAITLLVLDIKVPRTGDHGGLWHAIGAQWPSYAAYAVSFLVIGIMWVNHHQLFSYVTRVDRPLMFLNLLVLMVVAVVPWPTAMLAAYLREDAASHAAAAVYSLVMVAMALTFQALWWHLTRTGHLFDERVDTAAARATRARFALGSLGYPLTVGLAFVSAPLTLAAHGLLALYYGFNQVPVPLRRDPATP from the coding sequence ATGCCCGTGAACGAGTCCGGCCGCGTCGAGGCCTTCAGCGACGGGGTGTTCGCCATCGCCATCACCCTGCTCGTGCTGGACATCAAGGTGCCCAGGACGGGGGACCACGGCGGCCTGTGGCACGCGATCGGCGCGCAGTGGCCGTCCTACGCCGCCTACGCGGTGAGCTTCCTGGTGATCGGCATCATGTGGGTCAACCACCATCAGCTGTTCAGCTACGTCACCCGGGTCGACCGGCCGCTGATGTTCCTGAACCTGCTGGTGCTGATGGTCGTGGCCGTGGTGCCCTGGCCGACCGCCATGCTCGCCGCGTACCTGCGCGAGGACGCCGCCTCGCACGCGGCGGCCGCGGTCTACAGCCTGGTCATGGTCGCCATGGCGCTCACCTTCCAGGCCCTGTGGTGGCACCTGACCCGCACCGGCCACCTCTTCGACGAACGCGTCGACACCGCCGCCGCCCGCGCCACCCGCGCCCGGTTCGCCCTCGGCTCCCTCGGCTACCCCCTCACGGTGGGCCTCGCCTTCGTCTCCGCGCCCCTCACCCTGGCCGCGCACGGCCTGCTCGCCCTCTACTACGGCTTCAACCAGGTTCCGGTACCGCTGCGCCGGGACCCGGCCACGCCATGA
- a CDS encoding nucleobase:cation symporter-2 family protein — protein MAAHPVDEKLPALTMATSGLQHVAAMYAGVVAPPLIVGAAVGLSGKDLTFLTGACLFTAGLATFLQTLGFWKIGARLPFVNGVTFAGVAPMTAIVASAKDKSDALPMIFGAVIVAGLLGFLGAPFFSKAIRFFPPVVTGSVITLIGVSLLPVAFGWAQGPNPAAHDYGSTAYLTLAGITLAIVLLLRRFTRGFVKQIAVLLGLITGTLVAIPFGVTDFGPVAHSSVVGFPTPFHFGAPTFHIAAILSMCVVMVVSMTESTADMLALGEIVERPADERTIAAGLRADTLGSALSPLFNGFMCSAFAQNIGLVAMTRIRSRFVVAVGGGFLVLMGLCPMAASLIAVVPRPVLGGAGVVLFGSVAASGIQTLVRAGLEKDNNVLIVAVSLAVGIVPITAPDFYHAFPDTAKIVLDSGISTGCVTAVLLNLVFNHIGRGGEAEDVTHPMEAGQELTAAH, from the coding sequence GTGGCCGCCCATCCTGTTGACGAGAAACTCCCCGCCCTCACAATGGCGACCAGCGGCCTGCAGCACGTGGCCGCCATGTACGCGGGAGTGGTCGCCCCGCCCCTGATCGTCGGAGCGGCCGTAGGCCTGTCCGGCAAAGACCTCACCTTCCTCACCGGAGCCTGTCTGTTCACCGCCGGGCTCGCCACCTTCCTGCAGACCCTCGGGTTCTGGAAGATCGGCGCCCGGCTGCCCTTCGTCAACGGCGTGACGTTCGCCGGCGTCGCCCCGATGACGGCGATCGTCGCCTCCGCGAAGGACAAGTCCGACGCCCTGCCGATGATATTCGGCGCCGTGATCGTCGCCGGACTCCTCGGCTTCCTCGGCGCGCCCTTCTTCAGCAAGGCGATCCGCTTCTTCCCGCCCGTCGTCACCGGCTCGGTCATCACCCTGATCGGCGTCTCCCTGCTGCCCGTCGCCTTCGGCTGGGCCCAGGGACCGAACCCCGCCGCGCACGACTACGGCTCGACGGCCTACCTCACGCTGGCCGGCATCACCCTGGCGATCGTGCTGCTGCTGCGCCGTTTCACCCGCGGCTTCGTCAAGCAGATCGCGGTCCTGCTCGGCCTGATCACCGGCACGCTCGTCGCGATACCCTTCGGCGTCACCGACTTCGGCCCCGTCGCGCACTCCTCCGTCGTCGGCTTCCCCACCCCGTTCCACTTCGGCGCCCCGACCTTCCACATCGCCGCGATCCTGTCCATGTGCGTGGTGATGGTCGTCTCCATGACGGAGTCCACCGCCGACATGCTGGCGCTCGGCGAGATCGTCGAACGCCCCGCGGACGAGAGGACCATCGCGGCCGGCCTGCGCGCCGACACCCTCGGCTCCGCCCTCAGCCCGCTGTTCAACGGCTTCATGTGCAGCGCGTTCGCCCAGAACATCGGCCTGGTCGCCATGACGCGGATCCGCAGCCGCTTCGTGGTCGCCGTGGGCGGCGGCTTCCTGGTCCTCATGGGCCTGTGCCCGATGGCCGCCTCGCTCATCGCGGTCGTCCCCCGTCCGGTCCTCGGCGGCGCCGGCGTCGTCCTGTTCGGCTCGGTCGCGGCCAGCGGCATCCAGACCCTGGTCCGGGCCGGACTGGAGAAGGACAACAACGTCCTGATCGTGGCCGTGTCCCTCGCGGTCGGCATCGTCCCGATCACCGCGCCGGACTTCTACCACGCCTTCCCCGACACCGCGAAGATCGTCCTGGACTCGGGCATCTCCACCGGCTGTGTCACCGCCGTCCTGCTCAATCTCGTCTTCAACCACATCGGCAGGGGCGGGGAGGCCGAGGACGTCACGCACCCGATGGAGGCGGGGCAGGAACTGACCGCCGCCCACTGA
- a CDS encoding 8-oxoguanine deaminase yields the protein MAPPAAQRIVIENCAIATVDATDTEYASGHLVLAGNRIESVGAGRAPDGLENVARRIDASGHLATPGLVNTHHHFYQWITRGLATDHNLFNWLVALYPVWARIDEQMTYAAAQGSLAVMARGGVTTAMDHHYVYPHGSGDLSGSIIRAAAETGVRFTLARGSMDRSEKDGGLPPDFAVETLQSALAATEETVRKHHDASFDAMTQVAVAPCSPFSVTTELLRQAADLARRLGVRLHTHGSESVQEEKFCHEQFGMGPTDYFESTGWLGEDVWMAHCVHMNDSDIAAFARTGTGVAHCPSSNARLGAGIARVPDLLQAGVPVGLGVDGTASNESGELHTELRNALLINRLGTHREAALTTRQALRLGTHGGARVLGRADQIGSLEPGKLADVVLWKMDTLAHASIADPVAALVLGAAAPVTASFVGGRQIVENGRLLTVDEDAVARATRDEARRLARITAEA from the coding sequence ATGGCACCACCGGCAGCCCAGCGCATCGTCATCGAGAACTGCGCGATCGCCACCGTGGACGCGACCGACACCGAGTACGCCTCCGGGCACCTCGTCCTCGCCGGAAACCGCATCGAGTCGGTCGGCGCGGGCAGGGCCCCCGACGGCCTCGAGAACGTGGCGCGCCGGATCGACGCGAGCGGCCATCTGGCCACACCCGGCCTGGTCAACACCCACCACCACTTCTACCAGTGGATCACCCGCGGCCTCGCCACCGACCACAACCTGTTCAACTGGCTCGTCGCGCTCTACCCGGTCTGGGCGCGCATCGACGAGCAGATGACCTACGCGGCCGCGCAGGGATCACTCGCCGTGATGGCCCGCGGCGGTGTCACCACCGCCATGGACCACCACTACGTCTACCCGCACGGCTCCGGCGACCTGTCCGGCTCGATCATCCGGGCCGCCGCCGAGACGGGCGTCCGCTTCACGCTGGCCCGCGGCTCGATGGACCGCAGCGAGAAGGACGGCGGGCTGCCGCCGGACTTCGCCGTGGAGACGCTTCAGAGCGCGCTCGCCGCCACCGAGGAGACCGTCAGGAAGCACCACGACGCCTCCTTCGACGCCATGACCCAGGTGGCCGTGGCACCCTGCTCGCCGTTCTCGGTGACGACCGAACTCCTGCGCCAGGCGGCCGACTTGGCCCGCCGTCTGGGCGTACGGCTGCACACCCACGGCTCCGAGAGCGTGCAGGAGGAGAAGTTCTGCCACGAGCAGTTCGGCATGGGCCCGACCGACTACTTCGAGTCCACGGGCTGGCTCGGTGAGGACGTGTGGATGGCGCACTGCGTCCACATGAACGACTCAGACATCGCCGCGTTCGCCCGCACCGGGACGGGCGTCGCCCACTGCCCGTCCTCCAACGCCCGGCTGGGGGCCGGCATCGCCCGCGTCCCCGACCTGCTCCAGGCGGGCGTCCCCGTCGGCCTCGGCGTCGACGGCACCGCCTCCAACGAGTCCGGCGAACTCCACACCGAGCTGCGCAACGCCCTGCTGATCAACCGCCTCGGCACCCACCGCGAGGCCGCACTGACCACCCGCCAGGCGCTCAGGCTCGGCACCCACGGCGGTGCCCGGGTGCTCGGCCGGGCCGACCAGATCGGCTCGCTGGAGCCGGGCAAGCTGGCCGACGTGGTGCTGTGGAAGATGGACACACTCGCCCACGCCTCCATCGCCGACCCGGTCGCCGCGCTGGTCCTCGGCGCGGCCGCCCCGGTCACCGCGTCCTTCGTGGGCGGCCGGCAGATCGTGGAGAACGGCCGGCTGCTCACCGTCGACGAGGACGCCGTCGCCCGCGCCACCCGCGACGAGGCCCGGCGCCTCGCCAGGATCACGGCCGAGGCCTGA
- the pucL gene encoding factor-independent urate hydroxylase, protein MTRFVLGQNQYGKAENRVVKITRGGDTHHIKDLNVSVALSGDMEEVHRSGSNANVLPTDTTKNTVFAFAKEHGIESAEDFGIKLARHFVDDTEPIHRARIRIEEYAWERIETSKGGARFVGADEIAHSFVRKGQETRVAQITYDGHGVQVLSGFKDLTVLNSTNSEFWGFLKDRYTTLQEDYDRILATTVSTWWRHNWDGIDSHAPDWDRSYSGVRKHALQAFAETYSYSLQQTLFEMGVRVLNSRDEVDEIRFSMPNKHHFRSDLSPFGIDNEAKDGAVYYAADRPYGLIEATILRDGAEQLIPVDMTNL, encoded by the coding sequence ATGACCCGCTTCGTCCTGGGACAGAACCAGTACGGCAAGGCAGAGAACCGCGTCGTGAAGATCACGCGTGGCGGCGACACGCACCACATCAAGGACCTGAACGTCTCCGTCGCCCTCTCCGGCGACATGGAGGAGGTCCACCGCAGCGGTTCCAACGCCAACGTCCTGCCGACCGACACCACCAAGAACACGGTGTTCGCCTTCGCCAAGGAGCACGGGATCGAGAGCGCCGAGGACTTCGGCATCAAGCTCGCCCGCCACTTCGTGGACGACACCGAGCCGATCCACCGGGCCCGCATCCGCATCGAGGAGTACGCCTGGGAGCGGATCGAGACCTCCAAGGGCGGCGCCCGCTTCGTCGGCGCCGACGAGATCGCCCACTCCTTCGTCCGCAAGGGCCAGGAGACCCGCGTGGCGCAGATCACCTACGACGGCCACGGCGTCCAGGTGCTCTCCGGGTTCAAGGACCTGACCGTCCTGAACTCGACCAACTCCGAGTTCTGGGGCTTCCTGAAGGACAGGTACACCACCCTCCAGGAGGACTACGACCGCATCCTCGCCACCACCGTCTCCACCTGGTGGCGGCACAACTGGGACGGCATCGACTCCCACGCCCCCGACTGGGACCGCTCCTACAGCGGGGTCCGCAAGCACGCGCTGCAGGCGTTCGCCGAGACCTACTCGTACTCGCTCCAGCAGACCCTCTTCGAGATGGGCGTGCGGGTGCTGAACTCGCGCGACGAGGTCGACGAGATCCGCTTCTCCATGCCGAACAAGCACCACTTCCGCTCGGACCTGTCGCCCTTCGGGATAGACAACGAGGCCAAGGACGGCGCCGTGTACTACGCCGCCGACCGCCCGTACGGCCTGATCGAGGCGACCATCCTGCGCGACGGCGCCGAGCAGCTCATCCCGGTCGACATGACCAACCTCTGA
- the uraH gene encoding hydroxyisourate hydrolase — MSTSTAAPPKSSVSTHILDTSVGRPAQAVAVRLSARSGPGADWQPLGGSATDADGRCKDLPALPEGTTHVRLDFDTETYFAKKQAAAQQDAPALRDSENGRPVFFPEVTVAFAVVPGEHYHVPLLLNPFGYSVYRGS, encoded by the coding sequence ATGAGCACAAGCACCGCGGCCCCGCCGAAAAGTTCGGTGTCCACGCACATCCTGGACACCTCCGTCGGCCGGCCCGCCCAGGCCGTCGCCGTCCGCCTCTCGGCCCGCTCCGGGCCCGGCGCGGACTGGCAGCCGCTCGGCGGTTCGGCCACCGACGCGGACGGGCGGTGCAAGGACCTCCCGGCCCTGCCGGAGGGGACCACCCACGTACGCCTCGACTTCGACACCGAGACGTACTTCGCCAAGAAACAAGCCGCGGCCCAGCAGGACGCCCCCGCGCTCCGGGACAGCGAGAACGGCCGGCCCGTGTTCTTCCCCGAGGTCACCGTCGCCTTCGCGGTGGTGCCCGGTGAGCACTACCACGTTCCGCTGCTGCTCAACCCGTTCGGCTACTCCGTTTACCGAGGGAGCTGA